From a region of the Armatimonadota bacterium genome:
- a CDS encoding PilN domain-containing protein, producing the protein MRADQPIPVIEWSQNGVRAYDPLADQTVVGADVREALAKIGSPPVVGLCLGRRASFVREFYTPNVSRQDARTVIQLQLKQLFPLDPADVAFDFWPSEELTSEGRITTVAAASGETLRAARKAVEEAGAKIAWSAPSAVGSASLAGDSAEAVIVDAHNGDLTLDVVKRGKVVHSRIVTDPGDVDGRNAELERTIAAASLNGATVLVASGVDLGSDTTRTDSSALKAMASHSAGLLDIELPEHYAKRVKRSIQNRARLAVFSWAAVLIVGTFFYLGRYDAAKVISDATVVANRRQSSAESALAGRRDSLNSATRKVSVLNQAFAPSQPAVDVLTLVSNSMPEGAWLTGLTWERGKPIQIRGTALNRDLVSGLIASLALNERLRDVELQYANDGEIETTPVVQFNVTAHVVGNLPLAETTRKARRTRR; encoded by the coding sequence ATGAGGGCTGACCAACCGATTCCCGTCATTGAGTGGTCTCAGAACGGCGTACGGGCGTACGATCCGCTCGCCGATCAGACCGTCGTCGGTGCCGATGTCCGGGAGGCGCTGGCAAAGATCGGTTCGCCGCCGGTTGTTGGGCTTTGCCTCGGCAGACGCGCGTCCTTCGTGCGGGAGTTCTACACTCCGAACGTGTCGCGCCAAGACGCACGCACTGTTATTCAGCTCCAGCTCAAGCAGCTGTTCCCGCTTGATCCAGCGGACGTCGCGTTCGACTTTTGGCCCAGCGAAGAGCTGACGTCCGAAGGCAGAATCACGACGGTCGCCGCTGCATCGGGCGAAACGTTGCGCGCGGCGCGCAAGGCCGTCGAAGAGGCGGGGGCAAAGATCGCGTGGAGCGCTCCTTCCGCAGTCGGCTCTGCCAGCCTAGCTGGAGACAGCGCTGAAGCGGTGATCGTTGACGCGCACAACGGCGACCTGACGTTGGACGTCGTCAAGCGCGGGAAGGTCGTGCACAGCAGGATCGTCACTGATCCCGGAGACGTCGATGGGCGAAATGCCGAGTTGGAGCGCACTATCGCGGCAGCTAGCCTCAATGGTGCTACTGTGCTCGTCGCATCCGGTGTCGACCTTGGAAGCGATACCACCCGGACGGATAGCAGCGCGTTGAAGGCGATGGCGTCGCACTCTGCGGGCTTGCTCGACATCGAGCTGCCCGAGCACTATGCCAAGCGGGTCAAACGATCGATCCAAAACCGGGCGCGCCTCGCGGTTTTTTCTTGGGCCGCCGTGTTGATCGTCGGGACGTTCTTCTATTTAGGCCGGTACGACGCGGCAAAGGTCATCTCCGACGCGACCGTAGTTGCGAACAGGCGCCAGTCGAGCGCCGAGAGTGCGCTCGCCGGCAGGCGGGATAGCCTCAACTCCGCGACGCGCAAGGTCAGCGTGCTGAATCAGGCGTTCGCTCCGTCGCAGCCGGCGGTCGATGTTCTGACGCTGGTGTCGAACTCGATGCCGGAAGGAGCATGGCTGACCGGCCTGACCTGGGAGAGGGGCAAGCCCATCCAGATTCGCGGCACCGCGCTGAACAGGGATCTCGTGTCCGGGCTGATCGCCAGCCTCGCCTTGAACGAGCGATTGCGCGATGTTGAGCTGCAGTATGCGAACGACGGCGAAATAGAAACCACACCGGTCGTGCAGTTCAACGTGACCGCGCACGTCGTCGGCAACCTGCCGCTCGCCGAGACGACGAGGAAAGCTAGGAGGACGCGACGATGA
- a CDS encoding HD domain-containing protein, producing the protein MSRGKGRALWRKVLAPIAVLVGVAIVEVLTTTFSGYPEAAPIVLVAVIVSGFVAGLESGVLSSLIAVAYALFMVASRHPQHDTDALICVHAVFLATAAPVLGIMAGALRNKVNRTAETLQNHLGNTPLGVIEMYDDFEIRIWAGSAESIFGFGGEEVVGKNLFDLPGIFFGDDDSNEAKKVLEQLGKGDASCAVHHSRSEGTNGSPGHSRWFWSSTLESRWKESRYLVLVEDITERVHAEEQLEKSKSELIDRLVRAVECRDDKTGFHIIRISLFCEALGRAVGLATEECKLLRQASPMHDIGKIGIPDKILLKPGKLSDEELAIIRKHPIIGANILAGSDHSLIEMAEQIALTHHEKWNGTGYPSGLRESDIPLSGRICAVCDVFDALVSSRPYKQAWGVDEAVKELRNLAGIHLDPQLVEHFLEILPEIEELMAEYSDNTQANLQRRAG; encoded by the coding sequence ATGTCTAGGGGCAAAGGTCGCGCTCTGTGGCGCAAGGTGCTCGCACCGATCGCCGTGCTGGTTGGCGTCGCGATAGTAGAGGTTCTCACTACCACGTTTTCCGGATATCCGGAAGCTGCGCCCATCGTTCTGGTGGCAGTCATCGTCTCGGGTTTCGTTGCAGGCCTCGAGTCAGGCGTGCTCAGCAGTTTGATCGCCGTGGCGTACGCCTTATTCATGGTAGCTAGCCGGCACCCGCAACACGACACGGACGCGTTGATCTGCGTGCATGCGGTGTTCCTTGCTACTGCCGCTCCGGTTCTCGGCATCATGGCAGGAGCGTTGCGCAACAAGGTCAACCGCACCGCAGAGACGCTGCAGAATCATCTGGGCAACACACCGCTCGGAGTCATCGAAATGTATGACGACTTCGAAATTCGGATCTGGGCTGGCTCTGCCGAGTCAATCTTCGGATTCGGAGGCGAAGAGGTGGTCGGAAAGAACTTGTTCGACCTTCCTGGCATATTTTTTGGGGACGACGACAGCAACGAGGCGAAAAAGGTCTTAGAACAGCTGGGAAAAGGAGACGCTTCATGTGCGGTACACCACTCTCGGAGCGAGGGCACAAATGGGTCGCCTGGACACTCGAGATGGTTCTGGTCTAGCACCTTAGAATCCCGTTGGAAAGAGAGCCGGTATCTCGTCTTAGTCGAGGACATAACGGAGAGGGTGCACGCCGAGGAACAGCTGGAGAAAAGCAAGTCTGAATTGATAGATCGACTTGTCCGCGCTGTAGAGTGTCGCGACGATAAGACCGGTTTCCATATCATACGAATAAGCCTCTTCTGTGAGGCGCTCGGGCGGGCGGTTGGCCTAGCAACAGAGGAATGCAAGCTGTTGCGTCAGGCCAGTCCGATGCACGACATAGGGAAGATCGGCATCCCTGACAAAATTCTTCTTAAACCCGGCAAATTGAGCGATGAGGAGCTTGCGATCATTAGAAAGCACCCGATCATAGGCGCCAACATTCTCGCCGGCAGCGATCACTCTCTCATCGAAATGGCCGAGCAGATCGCGTTGACCCATCACGAAAAGTGGAACGGCACCGGCTATCCGAGTGGCTTAAGGGAAAGCGACATCCCGTTGTCCGGCCGCATTTGCGCGGTCTGCGACGTCTTCGATGCGCTTGTATCCTCCCGTCCCTACAAGCAGGCATGGGGCGTCGATGAGGCCGTGAAAGAACTAAGGAACCTCGCTGGCATCCACCTCGATCCGCAGCTCGTCGAACATTTCTTGGAGATACTTCCAGAAATCGAGGAGCTCATGGCAGAGTACTCTGACAATACCCAAGCGAATTTACAGCGTCGCGCCGGATGA
- a CDS encoding DUF4091 domain-containing protein, whose translation MMISSLQIAFLLFAFDGVAAGPSTGNTYLLVAESSMVKVLPDVPLTDGPHRETVKFAVAGGEVEAGQIVIAAGTEPLRDVEFSVSELKGPDGVVLPESAVTLSVMGYVLTKVDERIVFPYERTGWFPDPILPFVERFDVEAGKVQSLWLSVTCPAGQSAGVYRGRVTVSPANAAEQTIPVEVRVFGFDIPKERSFPFMIATFENELERLHGDAWNQDMYWRYVDFLQAHRVNMNNAYRQNEEPPTVEFVKRLVASGLDSWCLRYIRQPKTADSDSGEEIAGYDEYVTRGIEEAKAAYEVFKKAGAADLCYIYMFDEVREDLFDTLMDVAKRVREALPGVRTLTSARDPNYGTENGLSEVIDVWITPIFAFDSEEYIPKIKAARANGNRVTWYTTFWPGYPYPDFQVEHDAVGIRLLLGAMTQKYKPDGFGYWASDWWFGNDSPITKGPYTDWNPFTGVSNGDGSIICPGPDGPLTTIRFENFRDGIEDYEYYVLLEKAIAAARERGVPDARLESAEALLTVPEKLVKALNDYSRDVRLLEGHRLQIAEAIEGLSRGD comes from the coding sequence ATGATGATCAGTTCTTTGCAGATAGCGTTTCTCCTTTTTGCGTTCGATGGCGTGGCTGCGGGGCCTTCAACAGGCAACACGTACCTGCTGGTCGCCGAGTCGTCGATGGTGAAGGTCTTGCCCGACGTTCCGCTCACAGATGGCCCGCACAGAGAGACGGTCAAATTCGCGGTCGCGGGAGGGGAGGTGGAGGCCGGGCAGATCGTCATCGCGGCCGGGACGGAGCCGTTGCGCGACGTCGAGTTCTCCGTCTCGGAGCTCAAGGGCCCGGACGGGGTCGTGCTACCGGAATCGGCAGTAACGCTCTCGGTCATGGGCTATGTGCTGACGAAGGTTGATGAGAGGATAGTGTTTCCGTATGAGCGTACGGGCTGGTTTCCCGATCCGATCCTTCCCTTCGTCGAGCGATTCGACGTGGAGGCGGGCAAGGTTCAGAGCCTTTGGCTGAGCGTCACTTGCCCTGCCGGGCAGAGCGCGGGGGTGTATCGGGGGCGCGTGACCGTCTCGCCGGCTAACGCGGCGGAGCAGACGATACCGGTCGAGGTCCGGGTGTTCGGCTTCGACATACCGAAAGAGCGAAGCTTTCCCTTCATGATTGCCACTTTCGAGAATGAACTTGAGCGCCTTCATGGTGACGCCTGGAACCAGGACATGTACTGGCGGTACGTTGACTTCCTGCAGGCGCATCGGGTCAACATGAACAACGCCTATCGTCAGAACGAGGAACCGCCGACGGTTGAATTTGTCAAGAGGTTGGTTGCCAGCGGGCTTGATTCGTGGTGCCTGCGCTATATCCGGCAGCCCAAGACCGCTGATAGCGACAGTGGCGAAGAAATCGCGGGCTACGACGAATATGTCACAAGAGGCATCGAAGAAGCAAAGGCGGCATACGAGGTTTTCAAGAAGGCCGGTGCGGCGGATCTTTGCTACATATACATGTTCGACGAAGTGCGCGAGGACCTGTTCGACACTCTCATGGACGTGGCCAAACGTGTCCGTGAAGCTCTGCCCGGAGTGCGCACGCTCACATCAGCCCGCGATCCAAACTACGGCACTGAAAATGGTCTGTCCGAAGTGATCGACGTATGGATAACACCCATATTTGCATTTGATTCCGAGGAGTACATCCCGAAGATCAAAGCGGCCCGTGCAAACGGTAACCGAGTCACGTGGTATACCACTTTCTGGCCGGGCTATCCGTACCCGGACTTCCAAGTTGAACACGACGCAGTCGGGATTCGTCTCCTCTTGGGCGCGATGACGCAGAAGTACAAACCGGACGGCTTTGGCTATTGGGCGAGTGATTGGTGGTTCGGAAATGACAGCCCGATCACCAAGGGGCCGTACACGGACTGGAACCCCTTTACCGGGGTGAGCAATGGTGACGGGAGCATAATCTGTCCCGGCCCGGACGGGCCGCTGACGACGATACGGTTCGAGAACTTTCGCGACGGCATCGAAGACTACGAGTACTACGTCCTGTTGGAGAAAGCGATCGCCGCCGCTCGGGAGCGGGGCGTACCTGATGCGCGGCTTGAGAGCGCCGAAGCTTTGCTGACAGTTCCCGAAAAGCTCGTCAAGGCGTTGAACGATTACTCGCGCGACGTTCGGCTGCTTGAAGGGCACCGGCTACAGATCGCAGAGGCGATCGAGGGGCTGTCGCGCGGGGACTGA
- a CDS encoding MBL fold metallo-hydrolase gives MIVKRFYDEKLAQASYMIGCPAAGEAIVIDPSRNIDQYLEAAKKERLKITAVTETHIHADFLSGIRELSNRTGARMYLSDEGDIDWKYGFSNEPLVTLVRDGDTIRVGPARLDVMATPGHTPEHIAFILTDEATSEVPLGAFTGDFVFVGDVGRPDLLERAANIKGTMVIGAKQQYESVQKLKPFKDGMIIWPGHGSGSACGKSLGGVPVSSLGYERVSNWALKSTDSDAFVDEILKGQPEPPTYFAMMKKLNKEGPAVLGEVAKPARQSAESLTDVLSGENTVVDIRDSGKVMAGLLPGSVHIAMAKGFTNWAGWLVPYDKPIYFLAESEQQVSQAVRDLVTIGLDDVRGWYGPEEIQSYASNNGELMTVEQTRASEMADMAASGNTVILDVRSATEREEGFVPGSLHIPLGYLESRLDELPKGKRVIVHCAGGVRSCTAASILKNNGFQDVCNLTGGFDEYVEAGLRVQEPALA, from the coding sequence GTGATTGTAAAACGGTTCTATGACGAGAAGCTCGCGCAGGCGAGCTACATGATCGGGTGTCCGGCCGCTGGCGAAGCGATCGTCATCGACCCTAGCCGCAACATCGACCAGTATTTGGAGGCAGCGAAGAAGGAACGCCTCAAGATCACGGCGGTGACAGAGACGCACATCCACGCCGACTTCCTGAGCGGGATTCGCGAGCTCTCCAACAGGACAGGCGCGCGGATGTATCTGAGCGACGAAGGAGACATCGACTGGAAGTATGGGTTCTCTAACGAACCATTAGTGACCCTCGTGCGCGACGGAGACACCATCCGGGTCGGCCCCGCTCGGTTAGACGTCATGGCGACGCCAGGCCATACGCCTGAGCACATCGCGTTCATACTCACCGATGAGGCGACCAGCGAAGTCCCGCTTGGCGCATTCACCGGCGACTTTGTCTTCGTAGGCGACGTCGGGCGGCCTGATCTGCTCGAGCGCGCGGCGAACATTAAGGGCACGATGGTAATCGGCGCGAAACAACAGTACGAGTCCGTCCAGAAGCTCAAACCGTTCAAAGACGGCATGATCATTTGGCCCGGGCACGGCTCGGGCTCCGCATGCGGCAAAAGCCTGGGAGGAGTCCCAGTCAGTTCGCTAGGCTACGAGAGGGTCTCCAATTGGGCACTGAAGTCTACGGACAGCGACGCTTTCGTCGATGAGATCCTGAAAGGCCAGCCTGAGCCGCCGACGTACTTCGCGATGATGAAGAAGCTGAACAAGGAGGGTCCGGCAGTCCTGGGTGAGGTGGCCAAACCGGCTCGCCAGTCGGCTGAAAGCCTGACCGATGTACTGAGCGGCGAGAACACGGTCGTCGACATTAGAGACTCTGGCAAGGTAATGGCAGGGCTGTTGCCCGGAAGCGTCCACATTGCAATGGCCAAGGGATTCACGAATTGGGCTGGCTGGCTCGTCCCGTACGACAAGCCGATCTACTTCCTCGCGGAGAGCGAACAACAGGTGTCGCAAGCGGTGCGAGACCTGGTGACAATCGGTCTCGACGACGTTCGTGGCTGGTACGGCCCGGAGGAGATTCAGTCCTACGCCAGCAACAACGGCGAGCTCATGACCGTCGAACAGACTAGGGCTAGCGAGATGGCGGATATGGCGGCGAGCGGAAATACCGTGATCCTGGATGTGCGAAGCGCGACGGAGCGCGAGGAAGGTTTCGTGCCTGGCAGCCTGCACATTCCGCTCGGCTACCTTGAAAGTCGGCTCGACGAACTCCCGAAGGGCAAGCGTGTCATCGTCCATTGTGCCGGTGGAGTTCGGTCTTGCACCGCTGCCAGCATCCTAAAGAACAACGGTTTTCAAGATGTCTGCAACCTGACGGGCGGGTTCGACGAATATGTAGAGGCGGGGTTGCGGGTTCAGGAACCCGCGCTGGCATAG
- a CDS encoding rhodanese-like domain-containing protein, translating into MEMTKSSHGRIDAGGLRGRLDSGDRLQLVDVRSRGEYDAGHLPGSINVPLDQIELRMDDLSERCEVVLVCQTGGRAAMSRDLIGAGKPRVLVLEGGLDAWSAADCITVQSQSARWPLERQVRLVAGLLILLGTILALTVASGWIFVALGVGAGLTFAGLTGICGMSSLFALLPWNRPRKPQVQCGDGSS; encoded by the coding sequence ATGGAGATGACAAAAAGCAGTCACGGCAGAATCGACGCGGGGGGTCTGAGGGGCCGACTGGATTCAGGCGACCGCTTGCAATTAGTCGACGTTCGGTCGAGAGGCGAGTACGACGCAGGGCATCTGCCTGGGTCGATCAACGTGCCTCTCGACCAGATCGAGCTTCGGATGGACGACTTGAGCGAACGATGCGAGGTTGTGCTCGTCTGCCAGACCGGAGGGCGGGCTGCGATGTCCCGCGATCTCATCGGCGCGGGCAAGCCGCGAGTACTGGTTTTGGAAGGAGGGCTAGACGCATGGAGCGCTGCAGATTGCATCACCGTGCAGTCGCAGTCGGCTCGATGGCCGCTGGAGCGGCAAGTTCGCCTGGTCGCAGGTCTGCTGATCCTCTTGGGAACGATACTCGCGCTGACGGTGGCGTCCGGGTGGATTTTCGTCGCCCTGGGGGTCGGCGCTGGGCTGACGTTTGCCGGACTCACCGGAATCTGCGGAATGTCGAGCCTGTTCGCCCTGCTGCCCTGGAACAGACCGCGAAAACCGCAGGTACAGTGCGGAGACGGGAGCAGCTAA
- a CDS encoding RNA polymerase sigma factor, which yields MDIEREIARHKDAVYRQMVRLCGDADDAEDVLMEALISAFRASDQLKEATAFRSWLTSIASRACIRLRTSRKSGALLSLDALVEAGMPVPTSPGLEGAAQLAQAEMHDCIVEVLDSLPEMYRDVYDLREINGESAIATAETLGISVPAVKSRLHRARKLVREGLDNSLCGSLA from the coding sequence ATGGACATCGAGAGGGAGATCGCCAGGCACAAAGACGCCGTCTACCGCCAGATGGTACGCCTATGCGGCGATGCAGATGACGCCGAAGACGTGCTGATGGAGGCGCTCATCAGCGCGTTCCGCGCGAGCGACCAGCTCAAAGAAGCGACCGCGTTCCGTAGCTGGCTGACGAGCATTGCCAGCAGGGCTTGCATTCGCTTGCGGACGTCCAGGAAGTCAGGCGCGTTGCTCAGCCTAGATGCGCTAGTTGAAGCCGGGATGCCCGTGCCAACGTCGCCAGGGCTGGAGGGGGCCGCGCAGCTCGCGCAAGCCGAGATGCACGACTGCATCGTTGAGGTGCTGGACAGTCTGCCGGAGATGTACCGGGACGTCTACGACCTGCGCGAGATAAACGGCGAATCAGCGATTGCGACCGCCGAGACTCTCGGCATTTCCGTTCCTGCTGTGAAATCGAGGCTCCATCGGGCAAGAAAGCTGGTTCGCGAAGGGCTGGACAACTCTCTGTGCGGCAGCTTGGCCTAG